The Paenibacillus sp. FSL W8-0426 region TCCGAGTTCGATTGGAATTTCTCCGCTACCCCCACCTCATCCCCGCACTTTTCAACGTGCGTGGGTTCGGGCCTCCAGTGCGTGTTACCGCACCTTCACCCTGGACAGGGGTAGATCACCCGGTTTCGGGTCTACGTCCACGTACTATGTCGCCCTATTCAGACTCGCTTTCGCTGCGGCTCCGGCTTCTCACCTTAACCTTGCACGGGAACGTAACTCGCCGGTTCATTCTACAAAAGGCACGCCATCACCCATAGATCGGGCTCTGACTTCTTGTAAGCACACGGTTTCAGGTTCTATTTCACTCCCCTTCCGGGGTGCTTTTCACCTTTCCCTCACGGTACTGCTTCACTATCGGTCGCTAGGAAGTATTTAGCCTTGGCAGATGGTCCTGCCGGATTCATACGGGGTTTCACGTGCCCCGCACTACTCGGGATCCGTCTCGGAGGGAGCAGACTTTCAATTACAGGGCTTTTACCTTCTATGGCGGGCCTTTCCAGACCTCTTCGTTTAACCGGCTCCTTTGTAACTCCATGTGAGACGTCCCACAACCCCAGAGAGCAAGCTCCCTGGTTTGGGCTGTTCCGCGTTCGCTCGCCGCTACTGACGGAATCACTATTGTTTTCTCTTCCTCAGGGTACTTAGATGTTTCAGTTCCCCTGGTATGCCTCTCCTGCCCTATGTATTCAGACAAGAGTAACTGGGTATTACGCCAGCTGGGTTTCCCCATTCGGACATCCCCGGATCAAAGCTTGCTTACAGCTCCCCGAGGCAGTATCGTTGTTCGCCACGTCCTTCATCGGCTCCTAGCGCCTAGGCATCCTCCGTGTGCTCTTAGTAGCTTAACCGTTTCGCTCATATTTGGGCTTTCACTCCCCTTGTTTTGCTTCGCAAAGCCAAAAGTCGTTCAATCCCAATTATTCGCTCATGCAATCTTCGCTAATGTATAAACTTGTTGACACAAGTTCAGCTAGGATGATTGTTCATCGGTTGCTTGAACCGAATGAGCATTCATCCGAAAAGGAATGTTCTAATTCGCATTTTTCGTTTCGATATCCAGTTTTCAAGGAACAATCTCGTTTGCTTTCGGGCCGTTCACGGAATGTGTCGGTCGAAAGTTACGAGCATGTGTTTGAGAGTTTGAACTCTCAAAACTGAGCAACGAGTGAGTAAGTGTGCAGCTGAGCTGCTTATTTGAATGTCTTCATCGCAGAAGACGATTCTCCATAGAAAGGAGGTGATCCAGCCGCACCTTCCGATACGGCTACCTTGTTACGACTTCACCCCAATCATCTACCCCACCTTCGGCGGCTGGCTCCTTGCGGTTACCCCACCGACTTCGGGTGTTGTAAACTCTCGTGGTGTGACGGGCGGTGTGTACAAGACCCGGGAACGTATTCACCGCGGCATGCTGATCCGCGATTACTAGCAATTCCGACTTCATGCAGGCGAGTTGCAGCCTGCAATCCGAACTGAGACCGGCTTTTTAGGATTAGCTCCACCTCGCGGCTTCGCAGCCCGTTGTACCGGCCATTGTAGTACGTGTGTAGCCCAGGTCATAAGGGGCATGATGATTTGACGTCATCCCCACCTTCCTCCGGTTTGTCACCGGCAGTCACCTTAGAGTGCCCACCCGAAGTGCTGGCAACTAAGATCAAGGGTTGCGCTCGTTGCGGGACTTAACCCAACATCTCACGACACGAGCTGACGACAACCATGCACCACCTGTCTCCTCTGTCCCGAAGGAAAGGTGTATCTCTACACCGGTCAGAGGGATGTCAAGACCTGGTAAGGTTCTTCGCGTTGCTTCGAATTAAACCACATACTCCACTGCTTGTGCGGGTCCCCGTCAATTCCTTTGAGTTTCAGTCTTGCGACCGTACTCCCCAGGCGGAATGCTTAATGTGTTAACTTCGGCACCAAGGGTATCGAAACCCCTAACACCTAGCATTCATCGTTTACGGCGTGGACTACCAGGGTATCTAATCCTGTTTGCTCCCCACGCTTTCGCGCCTCAGCGTCAGTTACAGCCCAGAGAGTCGCCTTCGCCACTGGTGTTCCTCCACATCTCTACGCATTTCACCGCTACACGTGGAATTCCACTCTCCTCTTCTGCACTCAAGTCATCCAGTTTCCAGTGCGATCCGGGGTTGAGCCCCGGGATTAAACACCAGACTTAAATGACCGCCTGCGCGCGCTTTACGCCCAATAATTCCGGACAACGCTTGCCCCCTACGTATTACCGCGGCTGCTGGCACGTAGTTAGCCGGGGCTTTCTTCTCAGGTACCGTCACCTTGAGAGCAGTTACTCTCCCAAGCGTTCTTCCCTGGCAACAGAGCTTTACGATCCGAAAACCTTCATCACTCACGCGGCATTGCTCCGTCAGGCTTTCGCCCATTGCGGAAGATTCCCTACTGCTGCCTCCCGTAGGAGTCTGGGCCGTGTCTCAGTCCCAGTGTGGCCGATCACCCTCTCAGGTCGGCTACGCATCGTCGCCTTGGTGAGCCGTTACCTCACCAACTAGCTAATGCGCCGCAGGCCCATCCTCAAGTGACAGATTGCTCCGTCTTTCCAGTTCTCTTCAGGCGAAGAAAACAAGTATTCGGTATTAGCTACCGTTTCCGGTAGTTGTCCCAAGCTTGAGGGCAGGTTGCCTACGTGTTACTCACCCGTCCGCCGCTAAGCATCAAGGAAGCAAGCTTCCTATCAACTCCGCTCGACTTGCATGTATTAGGCATGCCGCCAGCGTTCGTCCTGAGCCAGGATCAAACTCTCCAATAAAGATGAATTTCGGTCACGAGGTTAATCGTGATGAAAATCATCTGAGGTATTGAAAAGAGCGATTAGCTCATTTTGAATCTGATGAGATAAAATATCTCAATGTCGCTCCGGTTTTCATACAGTCATACGACATGTACCAAAAACCTTCGCATTACTCACTCGTTGTTCAGTTTTCAAAGATCAAACAATTTCTTACCGTCCGTCTCGCGGCCGGAATAAAAATATAACATGTTTCAATAAGCAATTGCAACTTGTAAAAAAAACCATTTACTCAAACGACAATTCAACGAAAAATGAGCAGCTTCCCAAACTACAGAATGCTCATTGATTTGTTGAACTACTTTTCCCGTTAACGTAATAGTTTATTCTATTACTGCCTCATTTTTTAGCCGCTTGATAATTTCATTAACCGTCTCTTCTGGGGACAAATCTGATGAATCCAACCACAGTCCCAAGCGTGGAGTTTCATTTCGCAGTACGCGATCTAACTCATCAACGCTCCATATCCCATAACCTTTCTTTGTGCGGTTTGCCTCTCTCGTTGCAACCACAGCAGTGTTTGGACATAGCACTACTAAATACAATGGGCGGTTATTAATATATGAGATGAAATCAGTAAGTAGTGGTCCGATGACAACATCTTGTACAACAACTGTATATCCCGACTTATAGTACATCTCCGCTGACAGAGCAGCGAGCTGATATCGCAGCCTCAGCTGATCGAACTCGTCACTTCCTGAATCAGGACGAACTTCTTTGCGGTTATTTACAATCATTCTCCGAAAAATGTCTCCACGTAAATGTACCGAATTATCAAATTGTTCAGAAAGTAACTGCGCTACGGTAGATTTTCCACTAGCCATGATTCCGGTGACCAGTATGATGCTTGGACTCTCCACTAACATAAAACCACCATCCTTTAAGTAATTACATAAACATAATATTTGATAAGAAAAAACGATAAAAGGTCGACGAATAGATATATTCAGTTATTACGCCCTTCAGCCTGTTAGACGATTGAAAGCAGCCAGTCACAATGATCGACTGCTTTTTATTGTTATTGAACTAACGTTTCTACGTTAACTTAACGTTTCCCGTTAGCGGAACGTTTGTATGTAAGTTATCTCATCACGTTTTTTATTTTGAGAAAAATATTAAAATAAATCGCTTGCACCTTACGTTACGTAAGGTTTTATAATCAGGCTACCGGGATCAAGCTAGCGACAAAGAACGGAGATGATCATGAAACCATATTGGAAGGTCGGGGATCTGGCCAAGCTGACGGGGTTAACCGTGCGTACGTTGCGCTTCTACGACCAGATTGGACTGCTCTCGCCGTCGGCTGCCACGGAATCGGGACATCGGCTCTACGACGACGATGATTTGTCACGACTCTATCAAATTATATCGCTGAAGGAGTTGGGCCTGTCGCTCGACGAAGTGAAAGCTGCACTAACGGGCCCCGGAATTGACCCGCTCGAGGTCGTCGATATGCAGATCGAGCGCGCGCAAGAGCAAATACGGCGGCAGCAGAAGCTACTTGATCAGCTGAGGCATGTATCTAAGTTGATGAAGGGAAAGCAGCAGGTGACGGTAGACGATTTCACCACACTGCTGCAAGCGATGAAGAACGACTACGAGAAGCCGATCCTGAATCGTCAACACAGTTGGGAGCAACGCTTGGGCCTGCTGGGGATGTTTTTAGCAGGCGGGAATGAGGGAACAAACCCTACAAAAAAAGAACACAAGGAGGATTAAGAGCATGAAAGAAAAATTTGTAAGACATGGAACATTTGTAATTGAAAAAACGTATCCGGCATCCAGGGAGCAGGTATACCAAGCAATGGCTGACGCTGAAGCCAAAGCACGCTGGTTCACGAAGCCGGAAGTGTTCGAATTCCGGGTAGGCGGACGGGAATTCAGCAGCGGCGAAACGCCGGACGGCGGATTGTTCACATTTGACGCGACTTATCAGGAGATCGTTCCGCTTGAGCGGATTGTTTATACGTACGTAATGGACTTTAACGGCGTGCGGTTCTCGGTGTCCATTACTACGATTGAGCTTGCAGACACGGATGGAGGCACGAAGCTGACCTTTACGGAGCAAGGCACCTTCTTCGATGGGCTCGATGCGGTGGAGAATCGGGAACACGGGTCAAGGGAGCTTCTAGAGCTGCTGGGTCATTCGCTTACTCAGGGCGGAGATGCGGTTGCTGCGGAAGACGACGCCGATCTGATTCCCGGCCAATTGGAGTTTGCTCATACGCGTTTGTACGACTTCCCGAGCGAAGATGTTTACCGGGCGTGGGCGCAACCGGAGCTTCTGGCGCAGTGGTGGGGGCCTAACGGCTTCACAAGTACATTCCACGAATTCGACTTCTGCGAGGGCGGATTCTGGCGCTTTACCTTTCACGGACCGGACGGCAAGGATTATCCGAACGAGAACAAGTTCATCGAAATCGAGTCGGGGAAACGCATCGTACTGGAGCATCAAGGCACTCCTGAATTCAGGTTGACGGCAACATTTACCGATATGGCCGGTCGGACGCGTGTGACATTCCGTCAACAGTTCAAAGACGAAAACTTATTCCAGCAAGCAAAATCATATTGCCCGGACAGCAACGAGCAGAACCTGGACCGTCTTCAAGCTGTGCTAGAAGGACGGCCAGCCAGCGCCTGGATTTAGGTGTCGCGAGCAGGATTCATAAGCACCTCTGCTTGGAAAACGTCATTAAATTGATATACCCAATTGGAACCTTCCTACCCGTTAGATGAGGAAAAAGGCGGCCGGCTTTTGGGGCGGCTGCCTTCAAATGTCTTCATTGAACTAACGTTTGGATGTGGGGGCCCAGTTCATTTCTTATTTAGTCTCCATAGAAGTTGTAGTCCTACTACTGCTCACATTTTTCTCAATCCATTTCGCTAAATGGACACAGGCCGCACCCGAATTCATCCTCTTTTCCGTCAATGTCTTTCCACAACACAACCTGAGGGCCTTGAATCTGCTGCCGAATTTCCGTTGTTAATAAAAGATTCAATTGACGAAATTACGTTCCCTTATTGCTCATACCGCTTCAAAAATCCCTTAACCAGCTCCGGGCGGGTCATCAGCGCAACCGATTCGTTCTCCAGCTCCTCTGCCTGATCGTCATCCGTCATGGACACAAAAAAGACGATGTCTTCCTTGGATTGCCCGTATTCGGCAAAAACTGACGGTTCCGTTTCCTGAACCACCCTTGCAATGATCTCGATCAATTGGTCCTTGTAGTCATATGCATTTTCTACGGCATACAACAGCTTGCTGATATCATTGAAATGCGTGTCGTCACCATATTGGTACTCCGAACAACCCCACCTGAAATAAATTTCATCCTCTTTCGAGTTACACAGCCCTTTCTTCTTCATGTCGGCAATATGCCGAGCCAGCGATTCCTCCGTATTTATGGCCAAAAATAAGGTGACGAAGTCGCTATCCGTGCCAAAAGCACAGGCATACACGCGTTCATTTTGCGTTTGTTCCAACGTTCTTTTCAAATCTTCCACAAAGCTTGCCCGAAAGCGCTCCTCAAATTGCTTCAAAAAATCAGTCATGATGGTTCGTCCTTTCCCCAATTTATTCCCTTCCACCCTAGCAACGCAGGTCCAAATAAACTTCCCACTCCTCAATCGTCGACGTATTGATGCCATCTTAACGTTTAATCCAAAATAACGGTTTTACTCGGATCATCCAGAAACTGAAACATCGTTTGAATCTGCTTCACCGTATTTCGATCCAACGAGAGCTCTGGCAACCGGTCTCTATCAAAAAAGGCAACTTCCCTCGTTTCAACCCCGCCATTGGGCTGTCCGGCCACAATCTGGCATTCGATAAAGATTTTATACACGTGATATTGTTCCGGAGGATGATCGTGGAATTTTTTATCCATCACGGCAAGTATCCGCTTGGGTACCGTAATGTAACCTGATTCTTCTTCGATTTCTTTTACGGCGATTTCCGAAGGAGAATGTCCAATGTCAGCCCACCCGCCCGGCAATGCCCAGGCATTGTCGGCTTTTTCCCGCACCAGCAATATTTTTCCCTCTTTAAAGACGACTCCGCGTATGTCCACCTTAGGCGTGGCATATCCCGTTTCGCTTCCGAAGTGAAGCTTGATTTTTTCCCGGCTGACATTCGTATAATTCGCAAGCATTTCCATGCTAAGTTCTCTTAACTCTTCAAATCGTTCAAGGTCGTACACGTCCTTGGAGTATGTCAGCCCGGTTTGGGCGATCGCTTGAATTCGCTTAACCCAATCAAGCCATTGCATGTCTGAGCTCATCGACTTCCACCTGCTCTCTTGTATTTAGGCATCTGGAAATAACGGGTCTTTCGTGTCTGCCGGATTCGCCGATCACATCAAAATGGGAGACAAATGCTCGATCACCATAGAGCGAATGCGTTGTTCCTCCGGGATATGGTCAATCAGCAGATGGCCCTTGCCCGCATGTTCCAACCGTTCGCGCATGGCCGCAATGCGCCCTTTGTTCATATCGATAAAACGAAAATCCACCTGCCTTAGATGCTCCATTTCTGCCAATGGGTCAAAAGCTTCCGCTTTAATCGACGTGTTGATCTCTTTAAGCGTAATCGCTTCAAGGTTGCGCGCAGTCCATAGTTGGTCTATATTCCGCAGCGATTTCATGTAATCCAGCTCCAATTGTCTGAGCCTGTCCAGCTTCGAAAAATTGCACAGGTACTCCACCTTGGGCAATGCCAAATGCAGAAATTCCAAGTTGTGCAACAGGGCCAACTCGCCGATGTCGCTCAACTTACGGACTGCGGACAATCTCAACATGCTTACGTTCGAATCTCCCAACGCGGCAAGCGGAGCATTTAATTCACAACTGTCGATGCCGAGGTATTTGAGCAGCGGCAGCTCTGCCGCCACGTCCAACCGATCCACCTTACAATTTAGTACGAGCGTATCCAGATGAATGCATTCCGAAATCGGCGTTAGATCCGTGAATTTGCCGTGCAGCTCCAAATAGGTCAAGCGTTTATAGGACTCGATAAACTCCAAGTTTACCGCTTTTTTGGGCGAACTCACGTTCAGGAACTGCATTTGCTCCATGGCGCCAAGCGTGGACAGATCCTGCGATTGCCGGAGATCCAGCTTCAAGGCGGCTGCATGTTTCAGTTGCGCGAGCGTTTCGAGAAACTCCTTCGTGTAACTGGCTTTCTCATCCCTGTTCCACACGTGCAAAATGAGATCCGGCCGTCTAAAAAACACCTGCTTGTCCAAAGCAAACAAATCCTCCGTTTGATCCGCCCCGACTGCAATGCTGACCGTCGCGCGATGCCGCAAACAGCGGACTGCCTCATTCATTTTGTCCTCGTTCCAGGGAACGCCTTGCATGGAAGCATGCCAACTTCCGCTCATGATTTTCCCCCTTTGCATACGGCTTGTTTCCATCAATTGTAAATCAAATTCATGCGTTTGGAAACCAGATGCCTGGTGCCAGCATGACCTTCTGCGATGCACAATACCAAAATATATGTCAATGCAAAAAAAGGCGAGGATGGTGGAGTTTCCTCCTTTCCTTGCCTTTGACGATTCCTGCAACCAAATGCCAACGTTTATTCGGCCATCATTTCAGGGAATTGGTCGGCTCCTTGTGCTCCTGCCCCAATAAAAGGATATCCATCCGGGTTACGCCACTGTACGACATAAGGAAGATTAGGACTATGAATGCCAGGATACACTTGGATATTAAAGACTGTCATGATTCTATCACAACCCTCCATGTTGATTTCTCCACATAGGGAAATGGTCTTGCAGATGGCTTATCCAATAGGGAAGGTAATTCTTTCGCACTTCTAATGCATGTGACACCGCAGCTATTTCCTCGTGACTAACCCCCCATTCAGCTGGCATTACAGCCATAACTTCGATCAGTTCGCCTGTGGGTAGAGCTATAATATTAGCTATTGCTTTGCCAAAAGGATCGGGACCATCCAAGAAAGGAACAAACATCGCATACAGTGCCCCCCAAAACATGCGATGTACTGAAACCGATTTAAACATCGACTGAATCGTCCAGTTGGGACCAGCGAATATATTGGCATTATCAATCATCCACAACTTTGGAGTTGGCGTTCGTGAAACCAAAATATTTTGTCCATTATCCCGCCTCAAATAACGGTCATTGTTATCCAACCAATAATCAAAAGCGATAATATCTGCCGCTTGGCCAATATTGCTACAATTAGCAAGCTCTGATTGTGAAGGGTAACTTGTACTATCAAAAATAAATTGACTGCCGTAATGCGGGCCATGTCCGAGATCGTACCCAAGTTCTAAATATTGTTTCCTTAATGAATCATTGATATAGATTACCTGACTGCAAGGAACAGGGATCCCCAATCGTCCTGCCAACCAGCAGCAAATCATCTCATTCGCTAAAGCGCGACTTCCTTGGGGATTCTTATTAAGTTTAACAACGTAGTAGTTACCATCATCACATTGCATAAGATGAGGTAAACTGGTACCCGTAAGTGATTGGACATAGGTAACGGCTTGAAGCATGAATCCACCTCCCCGAAAGCGAACCAATCTGATTTTACTAATATATGTTTCCTATAAACTTTTGGTATAGTCATGCTCCTATTGAAATACTCTGACTTCAACCGCTAGATAAGCCAAATTATTTCACATTCTTCTCTACTGTCTCTTCTCGGGAAAACACGTTTATAATCAATGTTTCCATTTCGTGAACCGCAGACTTGGGATAGCATGATCGTATCGAAAAAAGATGGTCAGATTTAGCGGAGGGGATAATACATGCCACGTACGTTTCAAATCAGCTCAGAGGAAAATGTAATAAAAATACTCGCCCATTCCAAACATGCAGCGCTCAGAGCACTGCAAAGTTACGATTTGGATTGGGATCATATCCGGTTCAATCAATTGTCCGATACGTGTACGTTTGTTGTGCAAACAAGTAAAAGCCAGACCTTATTGCTGCGCATTCATCCGGGAATGAACAAGGAGGAACTGCGTTCTGAACTCGTTTGGCTGGATGCGCTGAATAGGTTGACGAACATTCCCGTTCCCCAAGGCGTTCCGAATCGGCATGGCGACAGCGTGTTGGAACTTAAAGGGGACCATGGCGACGATCTGCCCGTTTATGCGACATTAATGCGCTGGGTCGATGGCATAAACGAGGGCCGGGAACTTTCCGAGGAACAGGTTTTTAATGAAGGAGTCCTGCTTGCAAAGCTTCACCATGCATCCCGGCAATTCGAACCCCCAGCCGATTTCACTCGGCCTGAATGGGGTTTGCCAAGCTTCAATGCATCGATGATACGCCTGGCAGAGCATCACAAAGCCTTTCTTTCCCATGACGGGTTTGCACTGTATCAATCCGCTGCCGAAAAAGTACGCACCCACTTGGCCAGACTTGTCAAAGACACTACAAATTACGGATTAATCCACGGCGATCTGCATCAAGGAAACATCGTGTTTGACGGCAAGCATCCGCGTCCCATCGATTTCGGCAGATGCGGATTCGGATATTTCCTGTACGACGTGGCTCATACGATCTTGGGCCTGTATCCGGCTCAACGAAAACTTGTGCTTGAGGGGTACCAAAGCATTCGGAAACCAGCCGCGGATGGGCTGCAGGAACTGGAGTCGTTTGCCGTGATGGCCATGCTCGAAAATTTCGCCCACCATGCACCCGATCCAAGGGAGACCGACAGTCTGAAAGAAGAACAGCCGTATGCGCAAGCCATCTTGCGTCATTATTTGAGTGACAGCCCCTTTCTATTTCAAGCGATAGAGCTATAGTCTCTTGCCGTGATTCTGCCTAAATGCGTGTATCAATATGGAACACGCGGTTGTTTTGAACGGCTTTCAGCGCGTTTGACGCACGAAGCTCCATCCCATTCCCCACGCCAAAGAGGGCCGCACATGAAGTGCAGCCCTCTATTTGGAAAGCCGGGACGAACGTTATTGGCGGATCCAGGCATTGGCCAGGAGCATTGCGCCTTTGGCGGCATGGGTATCGGCCAGCGCATTCAGCATGACAAAGTCATGAATGATGCCTTGGAAGCGAACCGCCGTTACCGGTACACCCGCTTCACGCAATTTGTTGGCATATGCCTCGCCTTCATCGCGAAGCACGTCAGCTTCACCGGTAATCACCAGCGCCTCAGGCAAGCCTTGCAATTGATTCAGGTTTGCGCGCAGCGGGGAAGCGTAGATTTCCGCTCTTTGTGCCGGATCGGTCGTATATTGGTCCCAGAACCATTGCATCCCATCCCGGCGCAGGAAGTAACCTTCCGCGAATTGGTGATAAGACGGGGTGTCGAACGACGCATCGGTTACTGGATAGAACAGAAGCTGTTTGCTGATTTTCGGGCCTTTGCGGTCTTTGGCCATCAGCGTAATAGCCGCCGTCATGTTGCCGCCGACGCTGTCCCCCGCTGCCGCAATAGCGTCGGATTTCAGGTTATGGCTGGCGCCTTCACTCGAGATCCACTCCAACACGGCGTAAATTTGCTCGATCGCAACAGGATAACGGACCTCTGGAGACAGGTCGTAGTTCGTGAACACGACGGCCGAATTCGAACCTACAGCCAGTTCGCGAATCAAACGGTCATGCGTATGGGCATTGCCGAACACCCATCCGGCCCCGTGAGTGTATAGAATGACCGGCAAAGCCCCGTTAGCGTTTTGCGGACGTACGATTCGGATCGATACTTCGCCCGTTGGTCCGCCCTGGATCGTTAAATCTTCAATATCAACCGCAGGTTTCGCGATATCACCGGACTGCACTTCGTCGACGGTTTCGCGTCCTTTGGCTGGACCCAGGTCAAACAAATACGGAGGATTGGCGGTATCCTCCACGAATTTTTGCGCTGCCGGTTCAAGAACTACCTTGTTTTCATTGTTTGGGTTGTTTGCTGTTGTCATGATAAATTCCTCCTAAAATGTGATGTTTGTTTTTATTCATATACAATTAAATAAAGAATCTTAAATTTAAAATACTTAATTTATAAACGAATTATAACCCGTTTAAAACCCATTGTCAACACTCTCCATTTTTTTACCCAAATCCATCCTGTTTTACGCGCCGGAGTCGCCTTGAATGCACGTAAAAAGTCTCAATATTATCAACCATCTGATTTCAGGATGGCGTTTATCCGCTCCCATTGCGATTTCGAAACGAATATGCTCTGACCTCCCTTCTCATTTGACCCAAGTCCCTTTATGATAGAAGAATACTATTGGACAACAGGTTTGGAGGCTGCATCATCATGAAATTCGCCAATCGCATGAACCATTTTCAGGAAGGCATCTTTTCCCGACTGCTCGAAATCAAGCGCCAACGGATCGAGAACGGGCAGACCGTGATCGATCTGAGTGTCGGAACTCCGAATACCCCTCCCGCGCAGCATATTATCGATGCATTGCTCGAAGCTGCCGGGGATACCCAAAATTATATTTACGCCATCAACGATCAGAGCGAGCTGCTGCAAGCGGTCAGCGAATGGTATGCACGGCGCTATCAGGTAGAATTGAACCCGGCTACGCAAATCTGCTCACTTCTTGGCTCACAGGAAGGCCTTGCCCATATTTCCTTGGCCATCGTGGACGAGGGCGACCTGGTGCTGGTCCCGGACCCTTGTTATCCGGTGTTCGCCGATGGGCCTCTGCTGGCAGGTGCAGAGCTTTATTACATGCCGCAAAAAGAGGAACACGGTTATGTCATCCAGCTGCAGGATATCCCGGAAGAAATCGCGAAGCGAGCTAAGTTCATGCTCGTATCCTATCCGAACAATCCAACCACGGCCATGGCGCCCGAGCAGTTTTACCTGGATCTGATCGCGTTTGCCAAGCAGCATGACATTATCGTTCTGCACGACAACGCTTATAGCGAGCTGGTATTTGACGGGAACAGCTGCGGCAGCTTTCTTTCCTATCCCGGAGCCATGGAGGTCGGGGTCGAGTTCAATTCCCTCTCCAAAACATATGGACTTGCCGGTGCCCGGATCGGATTCTGCGTCGGCAATCCGTCCGTCGTATCTATCCTGAAAAAGCTGAAATCCAACATGGACTATGGCATGTTCCTGCCGATCCAGAAG contains the following coding sequences:
- a CDS encoding aminotransferase class I/II-fold pyridoxal phosphate-dependent enzyme; this encodes MKFANRMNHFQEGIFSRLLEIKRQRIENGQTVIDLSVGTPNTPPAQHIIDALLEAAGDTQNYIYAINDQSELLQAVSEWYARRYQVELNPATQICSLLGSQEGLAHISLAIVDEGDLVLVPDPCYPVFADGPLLAGAELYYMPQKEEHGYVIQLQDIPEEIAKRAKFMLVSYPNNPTTAMAPEQFYLDLIAFAKQHDIIVLHDNAYSELVFDGNSCGSFLSYPGAMEVGVEFNSLSKTYGLAGARIGFCVGNPSVVSILKKLKSNMDYGMFLPIQKAAIAAITGDQSDVDRVRAIYEERRDILCEGFGRLGWPIAKPDATMFIWSRIPDHYATSEQFAMDLVSRAGVIVTPGSAFGPSGEGYVRLALVQDREQLEQALQSVENSGILTSNE
- a CDS encoding AAA family ATPase; its protein translation is MLVESPSIILVTGIMASGKSTVAQLLSEQFDNSVHLRGDIFRRMIVNNRKEVRPDSGSDEFDQLRLRYQLAALSAEMYYKSGYTVVVQDVVIGPLLTDFISYINNRPLYLVVLCPNTAVVATREANRTKKGYGIWSVDELDRVLRNETPRLGLWLDSSDLSPEETVNEIIKRLKNEAVIE
- a CDS encoding DUF4303 domain-containing protein, whose protein sequence is MTDFLKQFEERFRASFVEDLKRTLEQTQNERVYACAFGTDSDFVTLFLAINTEESLARHIADMKKKGLCNSKEDEIYFRWGCSEYQYGDDTHFNDISKLLYAVENAYDYKDQLIEIIARVVQETEPSVFAEYGQSKEDIVFFVSMTDDDQAEELENESVALMTRPELVKGFLKRYEQ
- a CDS encoding SRPBCC family protein encodes the protein MKEKFVRHGTFVIEKTYPASREQVYQAMADAEAKARWFTKPEVFEFRVGGREFSSGETPDGGLFTFDATYQEIVPLERIVYTYVMDFNGVRFSVSITTIELADTDGGTKLTFTEQGTFFDGLDAVENREHGSRELLELLGHSLTQGGDAVAAEDDADLIPGQLEFAHTRLYDFPSEDVYRAWAQPELLAQWWGPNGFTSTFHEFDFCEGGFWRFTFHGPDGKDYPNENKFIEIESGKRIVLEHQGTPEFRLTATFTDMAGRTRVTFRQQFKDENLFQQAKSYCPDSNEQNLDRLQAVLEGRPASAWI
- a CDS encoding phosphotransferase; this translates as MPRTFQISSEENVIKILAHSKHAALRALQSYDLDWDHIRFNQLSDTCTFVVQTSKSQTLLLRIHPGMNKEELRSELVWLDALNRLTNIPVPQGVPNRHGDSVLELKGDHGDDLPVYATLMRWVDGINEGRELSEEQVFNEGVLLAKLHHASRQFEPPADFTRPEWGLPSFNASMIRLAEHHKAFLSHDGFALYQSAAEKVRTHLARLVKDTTNYGLIHGDLHQGNIVFDGKHPRPIDFGRCGFGYFLYDVAHTILGLYPAQRKLVLEGYQSIRKPAADGLQELESFAVMAMLENFAHHAPDPRETDSLKEEQPYAQAILRHYLSDSPFLFQAIEL
- a CDS encoding NUDIX hydrolase, coding for MSSDMQWLDWVKRIQAIAQTGLTYSKDVYDLERFEELRELSMEMLANYTNVSREKIKLHFGSETGYATPKVDIRGVVFKEGKILLVREKADNAWALPGGWADIGHSPSEIAVKEIEEESGYITVPKRILAVMDKKFHDHPPEQYHVYKIFIECQIVAGQPNGGVETREVAFFDRDRLPELSLDRNTVKQIQTMFQFLDDPSKTVILD
- a CDS encoding MerR family transcriptional regulator, coding for MKPYWKVGDLAKLTGLTVRTLRFYDQIGLLSPSAATESGHRLYDDDDLSRLYQIISLKELGLSLDEVKAALTGPGIDPLEVVDMQIERAQEQIRRQQKLLDQLRHVSKLMKGKQQVTVDDFTTLLQAMKNDYEKPILNRQHSWEQRLGLLGMFLAGGNEGTNPTKKEHKED
- a CDS encoding alpha/beta hydrolase, translated to MTTANNPNNENKVVLEPAAQKFVEDTANPPYLFDLGPAKGRETVDEVQSGDIAKPAVDIEDLTIQGGPTGEVSIRIVRPQNANGALPVILYTHGAGWVFGNAHTHDRLIRELAVGSNSAVVFTNYDLSPEVRYPVAIEQIYAVLEWISSEGASHNLKSDAIAAAGDSVGGNMTAAITLMAKDRKGPKISKQLLFYPVTDASFDTPSYHQFAEGYFLRRDGMQWFWDQYTTDPAQRAEIYASPLRANLNQLQGLPEALVITGEADVLRDEGEAYANKLREAGVPVTAVRFQGIIHDFVMLNALADTHAAKGAMLLANAWIRQ
- a CDS encoding HipA family kinase; the protein is MLQAVTYVQSLTGTSLPHLMQCDDGNYYVVKLNKNPQGSRALANEMICCWLAGRLGIPVPCSQVIYINDSLRKQYLELGYDLGHGPHYGSQFIFDSTSYPSQSELANCSNIGQAADIIAFDYWLDNNDRYLRRDNGQNILVSRTPTPKLWMIDNANIFAGPNWTIQSMFKSVSVHRMFWGALYAMFVPFLDGPDPFGKAIANIIALPTGELIEVMAVMPAEWGVSHEEIAAVSHALEVRKNYLPYWISHLQDHFPMWRNQHGGL